One genomic window of Cricetulus griseus strain 17A/GY chromosome 3, alternate assembly CriGri-PICRH-1.0, whole genome shotgun sequence includes the following:
- the Gtpbp6 gene encoding putative GTP-binding protein 6 isoform X2 has product MFSVRTAVLPGLRLLVRGFAARSSAPPLQWPVRAGIANIRVFGSQGRGGSHDRGWASGAEGEGEEPEEEEEELLSAEPLLPTASQRVCVLHPDVKGRAGRTPRNTGSVQPRPPTDAVCTLLELQVAEAAALVHALHGWSVVQTLVVPTKVPDSRLVFGKGNFQDLTEKIRGCPDITSVFLNVERMAAPTKKELEAAWGVEVFDRFTIVLHIFRCNARTKEARLQLALAEIPLLRSTLSRHSAWLDHERRGPRYIMGSGESFTKLRHRVLKEKEAKIRRALERLRDKRSLLRRQRTQREFPIVSVVGYTNCGKTTLIKALTGEAAMQPRDQLFATLDVTAHAGSLPSRIPVLYMDTIGFLSQLPHSLIQSFSATLEDVAHSDVIMHVRDVSHPSTEQQKASVLSTLQGLQLPSALLDSMLEVHNKVDLVPGYSPPGPGVLAVSALLGHGLDELKAALEESVLRATGRQVLTLCVRLGGPQLSWLYKEATVQQVQELPETGAAHVTVIISRAAYGRFRKLFPG; this is encoded by the exons ATGTTCTCCGTGCGCACTGCCGTCCTCCCGGGCCTCCGGCTCCTAGTCCGAGGCTTTGCCGCTCGGAGCTCCGCGCCGCCCCTGCAATGGCCGGTCCGAGCGGGCATCGCCAACATCCGGGTCTTCGGGAGCCAGGGACGAGGCGGCTCGCACGACCGGGGCTGGGCGAGCGGCGccgaaggggagggggaggagcccgaggaggaggaggaggagctgctgAGCGCCGAGCCGCTGCTGCCCACCGCCTCCCAGCGCGTGTGCGTCTTGCATCCTGACGTCAAGGGCCGGGCCGGAAGGACGCCGCGGAACACAG GGTCTGTGCAGCCGCGGCCCCCGACGGACGCCGTCTGTACTCTCTTAGAGTTGCAGGTGGCGGAGGCCGCCGCGCTGGTGCACGCGCTGCATGGCTGGTCGGTGGTGCAGACTCTGGTGGTGCCCACCAAAGTCCCCGACAGCAGGCTCGTCTTCGGCAAGGGCAACTTCCAAGACCTGACAG AGAAGATCAGGGGGTGTCCAGACATCACTTCTGTCTTCCTGAACGTGGAGAGGATGGCTGCACCAACCAAG AAGGAACTCGAGGCTGCCTGGGGCGTGGAGGTGTTTGACAGATTCACCATCGTCCTGCACATCTTCCGCTGTAACGCCCGCACCAAGGAGGCTAGACTGCAGTTGGCACTGGCTGAAATTCCCCTTCTCAG GTCTACTTTGAGCAGACATTCTGCCTGGCTGGACCATGAGAGAAGGGGCCCCCGGTATATCATGGGGTCAG GGGAGTCATTCACAAAGCTGCGGCACCGGGTGCTGAAGGAGAAGGAAGCAAAGATCAGGCGCGCCCTGGAGCGTTTGCGGGACAAGCGGAGCCTGCTGCGGAGGCAGCGCACACAGCGCGAGTTCCCCATAGTATCTGTGGTCGGCTACACCAACTGTG GGAAAACCACTCTCATCAAGGCCCTGACAGGCGAGGCCGCCATGCAGCCACGCGACCAGCTGTTCGCAACCCTGGACGTCACAGCGCATGCGGGGTCACTGCCGTCGCGCATACCTGTCCTGTACATGGACACCATTGGCTTCCTGTCTCAGCTGCCACACAGCCTGATACAGTCCTTCTCCGCCACGCTGGAGGACGTGGCGCATTCG GATGTCATCATGCACGTGAGGGATGTGAGTCACCCCAGCACAGAGCAGCAGAAGGCCAGCGTCCTGTCTACACTGCAGGGTCTGCAGCTGCCCTCCGCTCTCCTGGATTCCATGTTGGAAGTTCACAACAAGGTGGACCTGGTTCCTGG GTATAGCCCCCCGGGCCCAGGTGTCCTGGCTGTATCAGCCCTCCTGGGGCATGGGCTGGACGAGCTTAAGGCAGCACTGGAGGAGTCCGTGCTGCGGGCCACAGGCAGGCAGGTCCTCACCCTCTGCGTGCGACTTGGGGGACCCCAGCTCAG CTGGCTATACAAGGAGGCCACTGTGCAGCAGGTGCAGGAGCTGCCAGAAACCGGTGCTGCCCACGTGACTGTCATCATCAGCCGAGCCGCCTATGGCAGGTTCCGGAAGCTGTTCCCTGGGTGA
- the Gtpbp6 gene encoding putative GTP-binding protein 6 isoform X3, with translation MFSVRTAVLPGLRLLVRGFAARSSAPPLQWPVRAGIANIRVFGSQGRGGSHDRGWASGAEGEGEEPEEEEEELLSAEPLLPTASQRVCVLHPDVKGRAGRTPRNTELQVAEAAALVHALHGWSVVQTLVVPTKVPDSRLVFGKGNFQDLTEKIRGCPDITSVFLNVERMAAPTKKELEAAWGVEVFDRFTIVLHIFRCNARTKEARLQLALAEIPLLRSTLSRHSAWLDHERRGPRYIMGSGESFTKLRHRVLKEKEAKIRRALERLRDKRSLLRRQRTQREFPIVSVVGYTNCGKTTLIKALTGEAAMQPRDQLFATLDVTAHAGSLPSRIPVLYMDTIGFLSQLPHSLIQSFSATLEDVAHSDVIMHVRDVSHPSTEQQKASVLSTLQGLQLPSALLDSMLEVHNKVDLVPGYSPPGPGVLAVSALLGHGLDELKAALEESVLRATGRQVLTLCVRLGGPQLSWLYKEATVQQVQELPETGAAHVTVIISRAAYGRFRKLFPG, from the exons ATGTTCTCCGTGCGCACTGCCGTCCTCCCGGGCCTCCGGCTCCTAGTCCGAGGCTTTGCCGCTCGGAGCTCCGCGCCGCCCCTGCAATGGCCGGTCCGAGCGGGCATCGCCAACATCCGGGTCTTCGGGAGCCAGGGACGAGGCGGCTCGCACGACCGGGGCTGGGCGAGCGGCGccgaaggggagggggaggagcccgaggaggaggaggaggagctgctgAGCGCCGAGCCGCTGCTGCCCACCGCCTCCCAGCGCGTGTGCGTCTTGCATCCTGACGTCAAGGGCCGGGCCGGAAGGACGCCGCGGAACACAG AGTTGCAGGTGGCGGAGGCCGCCGCGCTGGTGCACGCGCTGCATGGCTGGTCGGTGGTGCAGACTCTGGTGGTGCCCACCAAAGTCCCCGACAGCAGGCTCGTCTTCGGCAAGGGCAACTTCCAAGACCTGACAG AGAAGATCAGGGGGTGTCCAGACATCACTTCTGTCTTCCTGAACGTGGAGAGGATGGCTGCACCAACCAAG AAGGAACTCGAGGCTGCCTGGGGCGTGGAGGTGTTTGACAGATTCACCATCGTCCTGCACATCTTCCGCTGTAACGCCCGCACCAAGGAGGCTAGACTGCAGTTGGCACTGGCTGAAATTCCCCTTCTCAG GTCTACTTTGAGCAGACATTCTGCCTGGCTGGACCATGAGAGAAGGGGCCCCCGGTATATCATGGGGTCAG GGGAGTCATTCACAAAGCTGCGGCACCGGGTGCTGAAGGAGAAGGAAGCAAAGATCAGGCGCGCCCTGGAGCGTTTGCGGGACAAGCGGAGCCTGCTGCGGAGGCAGCGCACACAGCGCGAGTTCCCCATAGTATCTGTGGTCGGCTACACCAACTGTG GGAAAACCACTCTCATCAAGGCCCTGACAGGCGAGGCCGCCATGCAGCCACGCGACCAGCTGTTCGCAACCCTGGACGTCACAGCGCATGCGGGGTCACTGCCGTCGCGCATACCTGTCCTGTACATGGACACCATTGGCTTCCTGTCTCAGCTGCCACACAGCCTGATACAGTCCTTCTCCGCCACGCTGGAGGACGTGGCGCATTCG GATGTCATCATGCACGTGAGGGATGTGAGTCACCCCAGCACAGAGCAGCAGAAGGCCAGCGTCCTGTCTACACTGCAGGGTCTGCAGCTGCCCTCCGCTCTCCTGGATTCCATGTTGGAAGTTCACAACAAGGTGGACCTGGTTCCTGG GTATAGCCCCCCGGGCCCAGGTGTCCTGGCTGTATCAGCCCTCCTGGGGCATGGGCTGGACGAGCTTAAGGCAGCACTGGAGGAGTCCGTGCTGCGGGCCACAGGCAGGCAGGTCCTCACCCTCTGCGTGCGACTTGGGGGACCCCAGCTCAG CTGGCTATACAAGGAGGCCACTGTGCAGCAGGTGCAGGAGCTGCCAGAAACCGGTGCTGCCCACGTGACTGTCATCATCAGCCGAGCCGCCTATGGCAGGTTCCGGAAGCTGTTCCCTGGGTGA